One Triticum dicoccoides isolate Atlit2015 ecotype Zavitan chromosome 3B, WEW_v2.0, whole genome shotgun sequence genomic window, TTGGAAAGGAATCGCTCTCTTGTGATGCTGCTTGCTACTCTCGTGGTGAGCATCACTTATACAGCAGGACTGGATCCACCGGGCGGCCTCTGGCCAGATGACCGGGATGGGCACAAGGGCGGTGACCCGGTACTCCTCACAACCCATCCTACTCGGTACAAGGTGTTCTTCTATAGCAACTCAGCCGCCTTTGTGACATCCTTAGTGGTCATCATAATGGTCCAGAGTAGATTCCTGCTAAAGCGCCATACATTGCACGCAGCCATGATACTGGATTTGTTTGGCCTCATAACTGCATACGCCGCGGGGAGCAGTAGGGATTTAAGCACCTCCATCTATGCTATTGCACTCGCAGGTGTTGTCCTAGTGTATGTGGTGATCCATATAGTGTTTTTCACATTAGAAGACCAGCAGGTGGACAACCCCCAGGATCTCGAAAAGTTGGATAAGAGGCGTGAGATGCTGCTGCTGCTTGCCATCTTGGCTGCAACGCTCACTTACCAAGCTGGGCTCACCCCGCCAGGTGGCTTCTGGTCAGCAGATGACAGCTTTGGTCATCATGCCGGGTTTCCGATCCTCTTCGATAACTACCCTCGCCGATACAATGCATTCTTCTACTGCAACGCGGCAAGCTTCATGGCATCTGTGACTCTCATAGTTCTTATGGTGAACCCCACCCTATACAAGCCAGGCATAAAGTGTTATGCACTGTATATGTGCATGGTGGTGGGCATGTTTGATCTCATGGGTGCCTATGCCGCTCGAAGCTCCCGCCATGTGCGAACCTCCATCTATGTGTTCACTTTAGTTGCTGCAGTCTTTGCCTTCGTAATCATTCAGGTGATCATTTTCTGGATACAAAGTTGTTGCAAAAAAGAGCAGCCATCTACCTCATCTGGTCCAGTGAACAAGGACTCCCGTGAGCGTTCTGAAGAAAAGGACCTTCGTGAGTACTTGAAGCTGTTAGGAGTCCTGGCTGCAAGTGTAACATATCAGACTGGCCTGAAACCACCAGGTGGCCTCTGGCAGGACAACAACAACGGACATACCGCAGGCAACTCGATCCTCCATGACATTGACAGAGGCCGGTTCCGTGCTTTCTTCTACAGCAACTCCACTTCATTCATGGCTTCTATCGTCGTCATCATCTTGCTGCTTCCGCTGAACACTCACAAGTTGCCACTGTGGCCAATGCACACTGCCATATTGCTAGACACGATGGGCCTCCTTTGTGCCTATGCGGCTGGCAGCACAAGGGAATGGGGGACATCCAGCCATGTCATCGCGCTGGTCGTTCCCGTGCTCGCCTATATTGCAGCCTACGCAGCATGGTCATTGTTCCGCAACAAGGGTCGATGTGTGGCAACGAAGATGCCTCATGACCAACCATCCCAACGATATGTCGCAACGGAGATGCCACATGTGACGTGATTCTTTACCTGGTTTTTAATTATTTCAATGCAAATGATGTGTGTGTAATTCTACATGTACTTTCCATATAATGTCTACA contains:
- the LOC119280015 gene encoding uncharacterized protein LOC119280015 gives rise to the protein MERDQPPGEDGGNKQTPSTLMEYQLKAYLLLLATLVATVTYAAGLNLPGGAWPDTQDGHLAGDPILPDAHYRRYLAFYYCNATAFAASLVACLLLLVLDEEKMVWATVLRAVMVLDLFGLMGAYAAGSCRDKFTTIYASLLVTSVFANIMFVFLTSVFAYAPQWVLGKDAEKQGKGASDANKREEEHEGLMLLATFVVTITYVAGLGPPGGFWSDSRDGHRVSDPIMQDHSTSRYQSFFVWNTTAFVASLLIIVLLMDKNLSRTISVRFVTLYGFIVVALFGLVGGYAAGSCREADATIYVVSLAGAVLASIFLQVSITSAMNKEGSWGNKLLTPIRRFTSQWLKNIREWDAQQADKVLERNRSLVMLLATLVVSITYTAGLDPPGGLWPDDRDGHKGGDPVLLTTHPTRYKVFFYSNSAAFVTSLVVIIMVQSRFLLKRHTLHAAMILDLFGLITAYAAGSSRDLSTSIYAIALAGVVLVYVVIHIVFFTLEDQQVDNPQDLEKLDKRREMLLLLAILAATLTYQAGLTPPGGFWSADDSFGHHAGFPILFDNYPRRYNAFFYCNAASFMASVTLIVLMVNPTLYKPGIKCYALYMCMVVGMFDLMGAYAARSSRHVRTSIYVFTLVAAVFAFVIIQVIIFWIQSCCKKEQPSTSSGPVNKDSRERSEEKDLREYLKLLGVLAASVTYQTGLKPPGGLWQDNNNGHTAGNSILHDIDRGRFRAFFYSNSTSFMASIVVIILLLPLNTHKLPLWPMHTAILLDTMGLLCAYAAGSTREWGTSSHVIALVVPVLAYIAAYAAWSLFRNKGRCVATKMPHDQPSQRYVATEMPHVT